The genomic interval TTCGGTGCCCGCAACGGCATCTACATCATCGACCTGCAGAAGACGGTCTCCATGGCCCGCGCGGCCTTCCGCTTCGTGGCGGACGTGACGGCGCGCGGTGGCTCGGTGCTCTTCGTCGGCACCAAGAAGCAGGCGCAGGACGTCATCCGCGAGGAGGCGTCGCGCGCCGGTCAGTTCTTCGTCACCAGCCGCTGGCTGGGTGGCACGCTGACCAACTTCAAGACCATCAAGCAGGGCATCGACCGGCTCAAGACGCTGGAGAAGATGGCCGAGGACGGCACCTTCGAGCGCCTGCCGAAGAAGGAAGTCGCCTCGCTGGAGCGCGAGCGCGAGAAGCTCGAGAAGAACCTGGGCGGCGTGAAGGAGATGTCGAAGCTGCCCCGCTGCGTCTTCGTCATCGACCCGAAGAAGGAGCACATCGCCATCCACGAGGCGACCCGTCTGGGCATCCCCGTGATTGGCCTGGTGGACACGAACTGCGATCCGGACGGCATCGACTTCGTGATTCCCGGCAACGACGACGCCATCCGCTCCATCAAGCTCTTCACCTCGAAGATCGCCGAGGCCTGCATCGAGGGCGCGGCCCGCTACCGTGCCTCGGGCGCGGCGGAGCGCGACGAGCAGGAGGAGCGCGAGGGCCGTGACGACCGCCGTGAGCGTGACGACCGCCGTGGCCCGCGCCGTGGCGACCGCGACCGTCGCGGTGGCGACCGTGACCGTGGCGGCGAGCGCCGCGGTCCCCTCGTGGAGATGAAGGGCGCCCCCGCGGTGTCCGACGCTCCCGCCGCCGAGGGTGGTGGCGAAGAGGGTGGCGGGGCGGCGGCGGAGTAGTCCCCCGTCTCTTCGAAGTCTTCGTGGCGGCCGGGTGGCGCATCAGGACGATGTCACCCGGCCGTCCGTGTTTTGCGCCGTACGCAGTATCCCCTTGAACCTATTTGCTCCGCCCGGCGCCTGGCGCCCTCTGCGAGGCGGAGGCAGGAGACGAACATGGCCGAAATCACCGCCCAGATGGTGAAGGACCTCCGCGAGCGGACCGGCGCGGGCATGATGGACTGCAAGAAGGCGCTGGCCGAGACGGCTGGCGACGTCGAGAAGGCCATCGAGTGGCTGCGCAAGAAGGGCATCTCCCGCGCCGCCGGCAAGGAAGGCCGCGTTGCCGCTGAAGGTCTGGTGGGCACGTACGTCCACGGCGGCCGCATCGGCGTGCTGGTGGAGGTCAATTGCGAGACGGACTTCGTGGCTCGCAACCCGGACTTCCAGGACCTGGTGAAGGAAGTGGCGATGCAGATCGCCGCGGCCAACC from Myxococcus stipitatus carries:
- the rpsB gene encoding 30S ribosomal protein S2 gives rise to the protein MTIDTQETQTQQQAMAAAGGITMRQLLEAGVHFGHQTKRWNPKMKPYIFGARNGIYIIDLQKTVSMARAAFRFVADVTARGGSVLFVGTKKQAQDVIREEASRAGQFFVTSRWLGGTLTNFKTIKQGIDRLKTLEKMAEDGTFERLPKKEVASLEREREKLEKNLGGVKEMSKLPRCVFVIDPKKEHIAIHEATRLGIPVIGLVDTNCDPDGIDFVIPGNDDAIRSIKLFTSKIAEACIEGAARYRASGAAERDEQEEREGRDDRRERDDRRGPRRGDRDRRGGDRDRGGERRGPLVEMKGAPAVSDAPAAEGGGEEGGGAAAE